In Microbacterium foliorum, the following proteins share a genomic window:
- the murJ gene encoding murein biosynthesis integral membrane protein MurJ, translating to MSSLGRASALIGAGTLISRVTGLLRTIVLVGVIGSVGAGAADAFAIANQLPNNVFSLISVGVLTAVIIPQIVKATADADGGNAFISKLFTLGTVVLVAITGLATIASPWLVWLYAGKEGSPEFLALATAFAYWCMPQILFYGLYALLGEALNARRIFGPFTWAPVVNNIVSIVGFLIVGALFGGPLTRVSEWTPEMIAALGGTATLGIVIQAAILLIFWRRTGLALRPDFRWRGVGLGNVGRLAGWTFLMALASLGAGLVQTQILTEASGQGASVATFQYAWLIFMLPYSIIVLSIGTPYFTQISEHAAAGRHAEVQADIAQSIRTLLFFIAVAVAAVAAAAVPASRVFTNQASHAEEAALVLVCFLVCLVPLTILFIVQRTFYAYGDTRTPFWFTLFQCGLVVVSALVAQWLLDADVIEVTMLAAAIALGQSIASTLQMIVASWLLHRKIGGLQIRSWMTAIGRYAVAAVPAGFAGWGVFLLLGGPTGWTTSDKIQGALGTCIIGIAVVVVYIGILALLRAPELKVASSMLRRFLPGR from the coding sequence ATGAGTAGTCTCGGGCGCGCCAGCGCACTGATCGGCGCGGGCACCCTCATCTCCCGCGTCACCGGTCTCCTGCGGACCATCGTCCTCGTCGGCGTGATCGGCTCGGTGGGCGCGGGCGCGGCGGATGCTTTCGCCATCGCGAATCAGCTGCCCAACAACGTCTTCTCACTGATCTCGGTCGGCGTGCTCACCGCGGTGATCATCCCTCAGATCGTCAAGGCGACTGCGGATGCCGACGGCGGCAACGCGTTCATCTCCAAGCTGTTCACCCTCGGCACAGTCGTGCTGGTCGCGATCACCGGGCTCGCGACGATCGCGTCGCCCTGGTTGGTGTGGCTCTACGCCGGCAAGGAGGGCTCCCCGGAGTTCCTCGCGCTCGCGACCGCGTTCGCCTACTGGTGCATGCCGCAGATCCTCTTCTATGGCCTGTACGCGCTTCTCGGCGAGGCGCTCAACGCTCGGCGCATCTTCGGTCCGTTCACCTGGGCGCCGGTCGTCAACAACATCGTGTCGATCGTGGGCTTCCTGATCGTCGGCGCCCTGTTCGGCGGCCCGCTCACCCGTGTCTCCGAGTGGACTCCCGAGATGATCGCGGCGCTCGGCGGAACGGCGACGCTCGGCATCGTGATCCAGGCCGCGATCCTGCTGATCTTCTGGCGTCGCACGGGTCTCGCGCTGCGCCCTGACTTCCGTTGGCGCGGGGTGGGCCTCGGCAACGTCGGAAGACTCGCCGGATGGACGTTCCTGATGGCGCTCGCGAGCCTCGGCGCCGGGCTCGTGCAGACGCAGATCCTCACCGAGGCTTCTGGCCAAGGCGCCTCCGTCGCCACGTTCCAGTACGCCTGGCTCATCTTCATGCTGCCGTACTCGATCATCGTGCTGTCGATCGGAACGCCCTACTTCACGCAGATCAGCGAGCACGCTGCGGCCGGCAGACACGCAGAGGTCCAGGCTGACATCGCCCAGAGCATCCGCACCCTTCTGTTCTTCATCGCGGTCGCCGTCGCCGCCGTCGCTGCGGCCGCGGTCCCCGCGTCGAGGGTGTTCACCAACCAGGCGTCGCATGCCGAAGAGGCCGCGCTCGTGCTGGTCTGCTTCCTCGTGTGCCTGGTGCCCCTGACGATCCTGTTCATCGTGCAGCGCACCTTCTATGCCTACGGCGACACACGCACGCCCTTCTGGTTCACTCTCTTCCAGTGCGGCCTCGTGGTCGTCAGCGCCCTGGTCGCCCAGTGGCTGCTCGACGCCGATGTCATCGAGGTGACGATGCTGGCCGCCGCCATCGCGCTGGGTCAGTCGATCGCGAGCACACTGCAGATGATCGTGGCCAGCTGGCTTCTGCACCGCAAGATCGGCGGACTCCAGATCCGCTCCTGGATGACCGCGATCGGCCGGTACGCGGTCGCTGCCGTGCCGGCCGGATTCGCCGGCTGGGGCGTCTTCCTGCTGCTCGGCGGCCCCACCGGCTGGACCACGTCAGACAAGATCCAGGGTGCCCTCGGCACCTGCATCATCGGCATCGCCGTCGTGGTCGTCTACATCGGCATCCTGGCCCTGCTGCGTGCGCCCGAGCTCAAGGTCGCGAGCTCCATGCTGCGGCGATTCCTGCCCGGCCGCTGA
- a CDS encoding ASCH domain-containing protein, with the protein MTDSAVLTAFWNHVRAENPALPEQTPGAWAFGATPAHADALLALVLDGVKTGTASAQWDYDETGDPEPYVGELSIILDGSGAPRAVLETTAVRTVPFDEVTEEHAHSEGEGDRTLTYWRESHERYWRAHSESPRGFEADMPIICERFRVVHPA; encoded by the coding sequence ATGACCGACAGCGCCGTGCTCACCGCCTTCTGGAACCACGTCCGCGCAGAGAATCCTGCGCTTCCGGAGCAGACGCCCGGCGCCTGGGCATTCGGTGCGACGCCCGCGCATGCCGACGCCCTGCTGGCGCTGGTGCTCGACGGGGTGAAGACCGGCACCGCCTCCGCGCAGTGGGACTACGACGAGACGGGTGATCCCGAGCCGTACGTCGGTGAGCTGAGCATCATCCTCGACGGATCCGGTGCGCCGCGGGCGGTGCTCGAGACGACCGCCGTCCGCACCGTGCCCTTCGACGAGGTCACCGAGGAGCACGCGCACTCCGAAGGCGAGGGAGATCGCACTCTCACCTACTGGCGCGAATCACACGAACGGTACTGGCGCGCCCACTCCGAGAGCCCTCGGGGCTTCGAGGCCGACATGCCGATCATCTGCGAGCGCTTCCGCGTCGTCCACCCCGCCTGA
- a CDS encoding CCA tRNA nucleotidyltransferase, with protein MLNMADGLVRLGALAENPVVRTLAEAFEAAGFELAVVGGPVRDALIGRPTHDLDFTTNAMPDDILRIVKPISTAQWDIGRAFGTIGARVQGEQVEVTTYRADSYDGVTRKPTVEFGDTIEADLHRRDFTVNAMALLVPAVKLVDPTGGVEDLIAGVLRTPADPHVSFGDDPLRMLRAARFSAQLGFRIDDDTIDAIAQLRATLEIVSPERIQSELVRLMQTDDPVRGVRVLVDTGLIEEFLPEVSALRLEVDEHHHHKDVYEHSLTVLKQAISLEHARTPGAEPDVALRIAALLHDIGKPRTRKLEDGGVVTFHHHDVVGARMARKRLQALRFDSDTAEAVSKLIELHLRFFGYAEGAWTDAAVRRYVRDAGDQLERLHILTRADVTTRNKRKAGRLASAYDDIESRIAALREQEELDSIRPELDGNQIQNILGIAPGREVGEAYRFLLELRLDEGVIGTDAAERRLREWWAARA; from the coding sequence ATGCTCAATATGGCTGACGGCCTCGTCCGTCTCGGCGCGCTCGCCGAGAACCCGGTCGTCCGCACCCTCGCCGAGGCCTTCGAGGCAGCGGGCTTCGAGCTCGCCGTGGTCGGCGGACCCGTGCGTGACGCCCTTATCGGCAGGCCGACCCACGACCTCGACTTCACGACGAACGCGATGCCGGACGACATCCTGCGCATCGTCAAGCCGATCTCGACCGCCCAGTGGGACATCGGCCGGGCGTTCGGCACCATCGGCGCGCGTGTGCAGGGCGAGCAGGTCGAGGTCACGACCTACCGAGCCGACAGCTATGACGGAGTGACCCGCAAGCCGACCGTCGAGTTCGGCGACACGATCGAGGCCGACCTGCACCGACGCGACTTCACCGTCAACGCGATGGCGCTGCTGGTTCCGGCCGTGAAGCTCGTGGATCCGACCGGAGGAGTAGAAGACCTCATCGCCGGTGTCCTGCGCACTCCCGCAGACCCCCACGTGTCGTTCGGTGACGACCCGCTGCGGATGCTGCGCGCTGCGCGCTTCAGCGCTCAGCTGGGTTTCCGCATCGACGACGACACCATCGACGCGATCGCACAGCTGCGCGCGACTCTCGAGATCGTGAGCCCCGAGCGCATCCAGTCGGAACTCGTGCGGCTCATGCAGACCGACGACCCCGTGCGCGGTGTCCGCGTGCTGGTCGACACGGGGCTGATCGAGGAGTTCCTCCCCGAGGTGAGCGCTCTGCGTCTCGAGGTCGACGAGCATCACCATCACAAGGACGTCTACGAGCACTCGCTCACGGTGCTCAAGCAGGCGATCTCGCTCGAGCACGCTCGCACCCCGGGCGCAGAGCCCGATGTCGCCCTGCGCATCGCGGCCCTGCTGCACGACATCGGCAAGCCGCGCACCCGCAAGCTCGAAGACGGCGGCGTCGTCACGTTCCACCACCACGACGTCGTCGGAGCGCGCATGGCGCGCAAGCGGCTGCAGGCGCTGCGGTTCGACTCCGACACCGCCGAGGCCGTGTCGAAGCTGATCGAACTGCATCTGCGGTTCTTCGGCTACGCCGAGGGAGCCTGGACGGATGCTGCGGTGCGCCGCTACGTGCGCGATGCGGGCGACCAGCTCGAGCGACTGCACATCCTCACCCGCGCCGACGTCACCACGCGCAACAAGCGCAAGGCGGGGCGGCTCGCCTCGGCGTACGACGACATCGAGTCGCGTATCGCCGCGCTGCGCGAGCAGGAGGAGCTCGACTCCATCCGTCCGGAACTCGACGGCAACCAGATCCAGAACATCCTCGGCATCGCGCCCGGTCGCGAGGTCGGTGAGGCCTACCGATTCCTGCTCGAGCTGCGTCTCGACGAGGGCGTCATCGGAACGGATGCCGCCGAGCGGCGCCTCCGCGAATGGTGGGCCGCCAGGGCCTGA
- a CDS encoding DUF6049 family protein translates to MTATTSENGLRTRLHRLARGSVISAIVLGLAGAGAPGAFAATDAEPEGSSVDLLLSAGVRGTVAPGSATTASITVQNDSRSELSSGRVTVELNRTPLTDEAAITTWLDEADATGGFEQLGSDTTAPVDAEASATTSLLLPPEALGDLAPGVYPLRATLSGAQTDAQDDARSVTSTTVLVVTAAANPPIAVMVPVTATPDNGALLTADELSALTAPEGALTAVVEGVRGTSAILAIDPAIPAAIRVLGSSAPESAREWLRLLDALPNERFALQFGDADATTQAQAGLPALLQPTTLAPFLNPSGFTEPADGTPTPTPTPAPTPASVPTESTAPTDGTAPTPAPEPSDEPTPQPTDGPVLPGDAELTAIEGATSGILWPRSDVSAADLDVFSTYVNGAVTVLSSSSIGGAAGAHADVGGRSVLVTAAAASDAVSQAASEDDTAARQQRLAEASAHLSLAGQADPATPILIGLDRDETRTAEALRDAVASVDSLGFGLSEVLAVPATPATLSTEQDQSRALALRGMLDSEIVLGDFASILDDTQLLLSPKRIQIMRATGVGLTEKGFDDAVSDVNVATTETLNAVDIPPASTIQLLSANADLPFSVRNDLPWPVNIQLSVTPSDPRLDVQSVTPWTIQPGTTTRVKVPVSARVGSGEVTLKLSLSSPTGVPISQPESVRVSVRAEWEAIGLGVFGGLIVLLLGLGIIRTIRRRRREADAENQETTSESDAVEEMNE, encoded by the coding sequence ATGACCGCGACCACCTCCGAGAACGGCCTCCGCACGCGCCTGCACCGCCTGGCACGCGGATCCGTCATCTCGGCGATCGTTCTCGGCCTGGCCGGCGCCGGCGCTCCCGGCGCGTTCGCAGCCACGGATGCCGAGCCCGAGGGCTCGTCGGTCGACCTGCTCCTCTCGGCAGGAGTGCGTGGCACGGTCGCTCCCGGATCTGCGACGACCGCCTCGATCACCGTGCAGAACGACTCCAGGTCCGAGCTCTCGTCCGGTCGCGTCACGGTGGAGCTCAACCGCACTCCCCTCACCGACGAGGCCGCGATCACGACCTGGCTCGACGAGGCCGACGCGACAGGCGGCTTCGAGCAGCTCGGCTCAGACACGACCGCGCCCGTCGACGCCGAAGCATCCGCGACGACGAGCCTTCTCCTTCCGCCGGAGGCCCTCGGCGACCTGGCCCCCGGCGTCTACCCGTTGCGCGCGACCCTCAGCGGAGCGCAGACCGACGCTCAGGACGATGCGCGATCGGTGACATCGACGACAGTGCTCGTCGTGACCGCTGCCGCGAACCCGCCCATCGCTGTGATGGTGCCGGTCACGGCGACACCCGACAACGGCGCCCTGCTGACCGCCGACGAGCTCAGTGCGCTCACCGCCCCCGAGGGCGCGCTCACCGCGGTGGTCGAGGGAGTCCGAGGGACCTCGGCGATCCTGGCGATCGACCCGGCGATCCCTGCGGCCATCAGAGTGCTCGGCTCTTCGGCTCCTGAGAGCGCCCGCGAATGGCTGCGCCTTCTCGACGCACTGCCGAACGAGCGCTTCGCCCTGCAGTTCGGCGATGCCGACGCCACCACACAGGCGCAGGCGGGCCTCCCCGCGCTCCTGCAGCCCACGACGCTCGCGCCTTTCCTCAACCCGAGCGGCTTCACCGAGCCCGCAGACGGGACTCCCACGCCCACCCCCACGCCCGCCCCGACCCCGGCCTCGGTGCCGACGGAGAGCACTGCGCCGACAGACGGCACCGCGCCGACGCCGGCGCCAGAGCCGAGTGACGAACCGACGCCTCAGCCCACCGACGGCCCCGTGCTGCCCGGTGACGCCGAACTCACCGCCATCGAGGGCGCGACGTCCGGCATCCTGTGGCCGCGCAGCGACGTGTCCGCCGCCGACCTCGACGTGTTCTCGACGTACGTGAACGGCGCGGTCACCGTCCTGTCGTCCTCCTCGATCGGAGGCGCCGCCGGTGCACACGCCGACGTGGGCGGCCGCAGCGTGCTGGTCACCGCCGCTGCAGCATCCGATGCCGTGTCGCAGGCCGCGAGTGAAGACGACACCGCCGCGCGTCAGCAGCGGCTTGCTGAGGCGAGCGCTCATCTCTCTCTGGCGGGTCAGGCAGATCCGGCCACGCCGATCCTGATCGGACTCGACCGCGACGAGACGCGCACGGCTGAGGCGCTCAGAGACGCCGTCGCGTCAGTCGACTCTCTCGGATTCGGTCTCTCCGAGGTACTCGCAGTCCCGGCGACCCCGGCGACGCTCTCGACCGAGCAAGACCAATCCCGTGCCCTGGCACTGCGGGGGATGCTCGACAGCGAGATCGTGCTCGGCGACTTCGCCTCGATCCTCGACGACACTCAGCTGCTGCTGAGCCCCAAGCGCATCCAGATCATGCGGGCGACCGGCGTCGGCCTCACTGAGAAGGGCTTCGACGACGCCGTCTCCGACGTCAACGTCGCGACGACGGAGACACTGAACGCGGTCGACATCCCTCCCGCGAGCACGATCCAGCTGCTCTCCGCCAACGCCGACCTGCCGTTCTCAGTGCGCAACGATCTGCCGTGGCCGGTGAACATCCAGCTCAGCGTCACGCCGAGCGACCCGCGTCTCGACGTGCAGTCCGTGACCCCGTGGACGATCCAGCCCGGCACCACGACGAGGGTCAAGGTGCCCGTGTCCGCCCGAGTCGGCAGCGGCGAGGTCACCCTCAAGCTTTCGCTCTCGAGCCCCACCGGCGTGCCCATCAGTCAGCCGGAGAGCGTCCGCGTCTCGGTGCGCGCCGAATGGGAGGCCATCGGTCTCGGGGTCTTCGGCGGCCTCATCGTGCTGCTCCTCGGTCTCGGCATCATCCGCACCATCCGACGCCGGCGCCGCGAGGCCGACGCAGAGAACCAGGAGACGACATCCGAATCGGATGCCGTCGAGGAGATGAATGAGTAG
- a CDS encoding DUF7059 domain-containing protein, translated as MRTLKTRRVTAVSDTLTPAPDPLRSTALAADLDDADLRSEPLRRLWGEEADDALARGMREPILRAIADDDGVLATLGRLLVLGMPQPLAAVTEALPRLGADGLAALGLARIEGSTVVPTSLLRPQPFVNSDGMGEWWIASDLDEVALDGALPADHVLGVGGASRTLAEIIMPIEVDRALDLGTGCGIQALLVARHAGSVVATDISARALAYAELNAQLNGVSNIEFRLGSMFEPVAGEAFDLIVSNPPFVITPRAEGVPEYEYRDGGLVGDALVEQFLRAVPSFLTPGGVAQLLGNWESRGGQASLTGRSGLDRLSSWVPGDLDLWVIQREELSPLGYAELWIRDGGTTPRDAAFTPLLTAWLDDFTARGVTAVGFGYILVRRPVADGIPLRRLERVTQPVSNVGGALRSGLAAHDVLAAGVPATLLVAPDVTEARHLLPGNDDPSIIELRQGGGFARTIAVDPALAGFVGACDGDLTVMQIVSALADLFEVPLVELWADLEPRIRQLVLDGLLIAGE; from the coding sequence ATGAGAACCCTGAAGACGCGTAGAGTGACGGCCGTGTCCGACACCCTCACCCCTGCACCCGATCCGCTCCGCAGCACCGCGCTCGCTGCAGATCTCGACGACGCGGATCTGCGTTCGGAGCCGCTTCGCCGCCTGTGGGGCGAAGAAGCGGACGACGCGCTCGCCAGGGGCATGCGTGAGCCGATCCTGCGCGCGATCGCCGATGACGACGGCGTGCTCGCCACTCTCGGCAGGCTGCTGGTGCTCGGAATGCCGCAGCCGCTCGCCGCTGTGACCGAGGCTCTGCCGAGACTCGGCGCCGACGGCCTCGCCGCTCTCGGCCTCGCGCGGATCGAGGGGAGCACCGTTGTTCCCACTTCTCTTCTGCGGCCGCAGCCGTTCGTCAACTCAGACGGGATGGGCGAATGGTGGATCGCCAGCGACCTGGATGAGGTGGCGCTCGATGGTGCGCTTCCGGCGGATCACGTGCTCGGCGTCGGCGGAGCCTCGCGCACCCTCGCCGAGATCATCATGCCGATCGAGGTCGACCGCGCTCTCGATCTGGGCACGGGATGCGGCATCCAGGCGCTTCTGGTCGCTCGTCACGCAGGTTCGGTCGTGGCCACCGACATCTCGGCGCGTGCGCTCGCATACGCCGAGCTGAACGCCCAGCTGAACGGCGTCTCGAACATCGAGTTCCGCCTGGGGAGCATGTTCGAGCCCGTAGCAGGTGAGGCCTTCGACCTGATCGTCTCGAATCCGCCCTTCGTGATCACCCCGCGCGCAGAAGGCGTGCCCGAGTACGAGTACCGCGACGGAGGCCTCGTCGGCGACGCGCTCGTCGAGCAGTTCCTGCGTGCGGTTCCGTCGTTCCTGACCCCGGGAGGTGTGGCGCAGCTGCTCGGCAACTGGGAGTCCCGCGGAGGTCAGGCATCGCTCACCGGTCGCTCCGGTCTCGACCGCCTCTCGTCGTGGGTTCCCGGCGACCTCGACCTATGGGTGATCCAGCGTGAGGAGCTCTCACCGCTCGGGTACGCAGAACTGTGGATCCGAGATGGGGGCACGACGCCGCGAGACGCCGCGTTCACCCCGCTGCTCACGGCCTGGCTCGACGACTTCACCGCTCGAGGCGTCACGGCGGTCGGATTCGGCTACATCCTGGTGCGCCGGCCGGTCGCCGACGGCATCCCGCTGCGCCGTCTCGAGCGGGTGACGCAACCCGTCTCGAACGTGGGCGGTGCACTGCGCTCGGGCCTCGCCGCTCACGACGTGCTCGCGGCAGGAGTGCCCGCGACGCTGCTCGTCGCGCCCGACGTCACCGAGGCACGCCATCTGCTCCCCGGGAACGATGATCCGAGCATCATCGAACTCCGACAGGGCGGGGGATTCGCGCGCACGATCGCGGTGGATCCCGCGCTCGCCGGCTTCGTGGGAGCGTGCGACGGCGATCTCACCGTCATGCAGATCGTCTCGGCCCTCGCCGACCTGTTCGAGGTGCCGCTCGTCGAGCTGTGGGCCGACCTCGAACCCCGCATCCGACAGCTCGTGCTCGACGGCCTGCTGATCGCGGGGGAGTGA
- a CDS encoding LLM class flavin-dependent oxidoreductase, whose amino-acid sequence MKAFGFLSFGHYADVPGSATRTAGDMLKQTIEIAEGADEIGVNGASVRVHHWARQAASPMPLLSAMAARTQRIEVGTGVIDMRYENPFQFAEEAAALDLIADGRIALGVSRGSPETALRGYETFGFHDEEDPERGSVIAREKFDLFLRAIDGEGLAPGDPRMVGAGRYLAIEPQSPTLRDHIWWGSGSRATAEETGRKGLNMMSSTLLTEATGVPFHQLQREQIDLFRAAYKEAGHTGAPRVSVSRSVFPLVSDMDRAYFGLRSEENADQIGIIDGFRSTFGKTYAAEPDVLIQQLLADEAVMSADTLLLTIPNQLGPAYNLHVLESFATHVAPALGWKPNTEGPVQGDPV is encoded by the coding sequence ATGAAGGCTTTCGGATTCCTCTCCTTCGGGCACTATGCAGACGTGCCCGGTTCGGCGACCCGCACCGCGGGAGACATGCTGAAGCAGACCATCGAGATCGCGGAGGGTGCCGACGAGATCGGCGTGAACGGCGCCTCGGTGCGCGTTCACCACTGGGCTCGCCAGGCGGCGTCGCCCATGCCGCTGCTGTCGGCCATGGCCGCACGCACGCAGCGCATCGAGGTCGGCACCGGCGTGATCGACATGCGGTACGAGAACCCGTTCCAGTTCGCCGAGGAGGCGGCCGCTCTCGACCTGATCGCCGACGGGCGCATCGCGCTCGGCGTGAGCCGTGGGTCACCCGAGACGGCTCTGCGCGGATACGAGACCTTCGGCTTCCACGACGAGGAGGACCCCGAGCGCGGCAGCGTGATCGCGCGCGAGAAGTTCGACCTCTTCCTCCGCGCCATCGACGGCGAGGGCCTCGCCCCCGGCGACCCCCGCATGGTCGGCGCCGGCCGCTATCTCGCGATCGAGCCGCAGTCACCGACTCTGCGCGACCACATCTGGTGGGGCTCTGGCTCACGGGCCACGGCTGAGGAGACCGGGCGCAAGGGTCTCAACATGATGAGCTCCACGCTTCTCACCGAGGCGACGGGGGTGCCGTTCCACCAGCTGCAGCGCGAGCAGATCGACCTCTTCCGCGCCGCCTACAAAGAGGCCGGCCACACCGGTGCACCGCGAGTCTCGGTGAGCCGCAGCGTCTTCCCGCTGGTCTCCGACATGGACAGGGCGTACTTCGGCCTGCGCAGCGAGGAGAACGCCGACCAGATCGGCATCATCGACGGCTTCCGCTCGACGTTCGGCAAGACGTATGCGGCCGAGCCCGACGTGCTCATCCAGCAGCTCCTGGCCGACGAGGCGGTCATGTCGGCAGACACCCTGCTGCTGACGATCCCGAACCAGCTGGGCCCCGCTTACAACCTCCACGTGCTCGAGTCCTTCGCGACGCACGTCGCCCCGGCGCTCGGCTGGAAGCCGAACACCGAGGGCCCTGTGCAGGGCGATCCGGTCTGA
- a CDS encoding alkaline phosphatase family protein has translation MSGEQSDSPAAPVPSRRGFLKMGGAALAGAVIGGAGGAAIGAHVANQRSGFATEPDPFAALTPRSEPGFDHLVVVMGENRSFDNLLGYLYSKDTLPAGEKFEGLAFGTHSNTAADGTVVDAHVYTGDTDRIMSLPDPDPGEEYPHVNTQIFGTVDPKDNADLFVDQMSAPFNAPTHGEKATMSGFLEDYIINFRRLRNGAEPQPDEAAHIMGSFSPEMLPVLSTLASEFAVFDHWYAGVPSQTFCNRSFFHASTSHGFVTNQAGGGYRKWLDAPAAPTVFNRLEDEKVSWKIYIDKLQLVSFTGMLHAAVLEKYWRTEHFGTMEDFYAEAANGTLPAYAFIEPRMVYDHNDFHPPFGSPRESEVDGEAVYDSAISDVRAGDRLIHDIYEAVRTSASPKGSNAVNTLLLITFDEHGGCYDHVPPPSATKPTKDTEAGEMGFTFDRLGCRVPAIAVSAYTRRGTVVHDEMHHGSVTSTLSRLHGLKPLNDRDQSANTLFNAVNLDQPRHPADWPVTTPAYTPPNPERAEPKPGDPTEMKPLTPPARGLLGLLIAKYGKPGEPEPETFADAYRLLHEHGEELFGPADSK, from the coding sequence GTGAGCGGAGAACAGAGCGATTCCCCCGCAGCGCCTGTGCCCTCCCGGCGGGGGTTCCTCAAGATGGGCGGCGCCGCACTGGCCGGCGCCGTGATCGGTGGCGCCGGCGGCGCGGCGATCGGTGCGCACGTCGCGAATCAGCGCAGCGGCTTCGCAACCGAGCCCGATCCGTTCGCCGCACTCACTCCGCGCAGCGAACCCGGGTTCGACCACCTCGTCGTGGTGATGGGCGAGAACCGCTCGTTCGACAACCTGCTCGGGTACCTGTATTCGAAGGACACGCTGCCTGCGGGCGAGAAGTTCGAGGGTCTCGCGTTCGGCACGCACAGCAACACCGCGGCTGACGGCACGGTCGTCGACGCACACGTCTACACGGGCGACACCGACCGGATCATGAGCCTCCCCGACCCCGACCCGGGCGAGGAGTATCCGCACGTGAACACGCAGATCTTCGGCACGGTAGACCCGAAAGACAACGCCGACCTCTTCGTCGACCAGATGTCGGCCCCGTTCAACGCACCGACGCACGGCGAGAAGGCGACGATGTCGGGGTTCCTCGAGGACTACATCATCAACTTCCGCCGTCTGCGCAACGGCGCCGAGCCCCAGCCCGATGAGGCCGCGCACATCATGGGCTCCTTCTCCCCTGAGATGCTGCCTGTGCTGTCGACGCTCGCCTCCGAGTTCGCGGTGTTCGACCACTGGTACGCGGGGGTGCCGTCGCAGACGTTCTGCAACCGGTCGTTCTTCCATGCGTCGACCTCGCATGGCTTCGTCACCAACCAGGCCGGCGGCGGGTACCGCAAATGGCTCGATGCGCCCGCGGCGCCGACGGTGTTCAACCGACTCGAAGACGAGAAGGTCAGCTGGAAGATCTACATCGACAAGCTGCAGCTGGTGTCGTTCACCGGGATGCTGCATGCCGCGGTGCTCGAGAAGTACTGGCGCACCGAGCATTTCGGCACGATGGAGGACTTCTACGCGGAGGCTGCGAACGGCACCCTGCCGGCATACGCCTTCATCGAGCCGCGCATGGTCTACGACCACAACGACTTCCATCCGCCGTTCGGCTCGCCGCGCGAGAGCGAGGTCGACGGCGAAGCCGTGTATGACAGTGCGATCTCGGATGTGCGCGCCGGTGACCGGCTGATCCACGACATCTACGAGGCCGTGCGCACCAGCGCGTCGCCGAAGGGCTCCAACGCCGTCAACACCCTGCTGCTCATCACCTTCGACGAGCACGGCGGATGCTACGACCATGTGCCCCCTCCTTCGGCGACGAAGCCGACGAAAGACACCGAGGCGGGCGAGATGGGGTTCACCTTCGATCGACTCGGATGCCGAGTGCCGGCGATCGCCGTGTCGGCCTACACGCGGCGAGGCACCGTCGTCCACGACGAGATGCACCACGGGTCGGTCACGTCCACCCTCTCGCGCCTGCACGGCCTGAAGCCGCTCAACGACCGCGACCAGTCGGCGAACACGCTGTTCAACGCCGTGAACCTCGACCAGCCCCGGCATCCGGCCGACTGGCCCGTCACGACACCCGCGTACACGCCCCCGAATCCCGAGCGCGCTGAGCCGAAGCCCGGTGACCCCACCGAGATGAAGCCTCTCACCCCGCCCGCCCGCGGTCTGCTCGGTCTGCTCATCGCCAAGTACGGCAAGCCGGGAGAACCCGAGCCCGAGACGTTCGCCGACGCCTACCGTCTGCTGCACGAGCACGGCGAGGAGCTGTTCGGCCCCGCGGACTCGAAGTAG